One Gemmatimonadaceae bacterium DNA segment encodes these proteins:
- a CDS encoding site-2 protease family protein produces the protein MGRVELFLLIAPALLFSMVAHEYAHGYAALRQGDPTAYQLGRLTWNPVKHIDPFMTILLPILTFFGGGFLFGGAKPVPVVPRNYRNYRKGDIIVSMAGIVTNLILFVVLVGLFAVLGLLGRALPAANDTLAILQVMTVFGIRFNLMLAMFNLLPIPPLDGSHVMKYILPPAWALRYQQLGMYGILILVFFMATGVGRGLLSAWMAPAFAMEVNAMRLVSRFFLTSPFTESLLR, from the coding sequence GTTTTCCATGGTAGCGCACGAATACGCCCACGGATACGCCGCCCTCAGGCAAGGCGATCCCACGGCGTACCAGCTCGGACGCCTGACCTGGAATCCGGTCAAGCACATCGATCCCTTCATGACCATCCTCCTCCCCATTCTCACGTTCTTCGGGGGAGGGTTCCTCTTTGGCGGCGCCAAGCCGGTCCCGGTCGTCCCGCGCAACTATCGCAACTACCGCAAGGGCGACATCATCGTATCGATGGCCGGGATCGTCACAAACCTGATCCTGTTCGTCGTCCTCGTGGGCCTGTTCGCCGTCCTGGGACTCCTCGGCCGGGCCCTGCCCGCGGCCAACGACACGCTCGCCATCCTGCAGGTCATGACCGTGTTCGGCATCCGGTTCAACCTGATGCTGGCCATGTTCAACCTGCTGCCCATTCCGCCGCTCGACGGATCGCACGTGATGAAGTACATCCTGCCGCCGGCCTGGGCGCTCCGCTACCAGCAGTTGGGGATGTACGGGATCCTCATCCTCGTGTTCTTCATGGCGACCGGCGTCGGTCGCGGGCTCCTCAGCGCCTGGATGGCGCCCGCCTTTGCGATGGAGGTGAACGCCATGCGCCTGGTGAGCCGCTTCTTCCTCACGAGCCCGTTCACCGAGTCTCTCCTGCGATGA